In Ornithodoros turicata isolate Travis chromosome 1, ASM3712646v1, whole genome shotgun sequence, the DNA window GTGTGTAAATAAGAAGTAAAGTCACCTGCAAGGTCCAAAATTTCTGCTTCGTAATACTCTTCGTCAGCCGCTTTTCCATTCTTCGAGCACCAGTACGTCATACGTGGAACGCGGTCAAAGTCTTTGTCATTTTGTCATTTTTCGGCTTGAAATCGCGTATCAACGGCACAGGGACAATCGCTTTCACGTCGTCTGACAAGTAACATACATACGCATGCATGGCGcgaaagattgattgattgatggcTGACAAGACAGAAAACGAGCGTTTCTTCCCACatggtttttctttcttttgtacAGAGTTGCCAGACATGACAGGCCCATTTTTGACATGAAAGAACGATTTTTGACGTTTTCGCCAGTCAGGTTATATGTTATATGTGTATATCCTTGGTTTTCACAACTGTTCCACGCTACAGTAAAGGTTATATAAAGTTGTCACCGCCTATTCCTTGCACGATCACAAATTCAGGTAGCCCGGAATCCCTAGAGTATTTAAAGTGTTTCCAAAatagaccgaaaacgaaacgtcaATGGCGCAGTTGAAACATATCACTGCAAAGGTTGAGCTATCGTGAACACATCAAGCTCTTAAACTttttaagaaagaaaaaatgaaccaACAAATGACAAGAGTCTGAGCCCCAAAACCTGtgctctgtttttattttgttcggCGGTTTCCGTGCCGACGTTTGATGACTGGTTGGTCAAGCCGTCAAGTAGCGCCGGAGCACGGAGCCTAAACGTCATTGTCAAAGTTTATTAATTGACGCTTACCTTTGGATGCTCATTTCACTGGTAGTGGTGGGTATCATCACTTCTTCTTTCTGTTCGGTACTCTGCGGATCAGCAACGTGCTTCGCAGTGATGGAAAGTGCTAGCACGACTCTCTGTTCCGAGATGAATGTCGATCAGCAGATGACGGAGCAGCCTGCGTGGTCTGCAGGAACCCCCAAACGCCGAAAGACATATTTGGATGCAAATGCTCCTTTCGTGGTACCGGTGTCGACGATAAGGTACAAGCGTGTGCGCTAGGACCAGAACGTTGAGCCGCTCGCGCGGCCCAGCAGCGAGCACATGGACACAGAGAGCAGCAATTCACAGCTAACGGCAGGATGTGCTATGTCGCCTGCGCATTCAGAGGAAGACTTGTGTGGCGAAGATGATTGGACAAGCGGGGACCCTTTCAGCACATTAGAAGACAACGACGCGCAGCGTGAGCAAGGTATTCCCGAGGATGATTCATTTGAGGACTTTTTGGTAACATGCCTGGATGAATTTGGGACAGAGAGACTGCCGCATTCATCTATGACAAAGGCGGGCGCCGTTGCCATGCTAATGTCGCTTGTCGTGAGCAACGGCCTGACTTGGAAGGCCCTTGGGGACATCATCGATTTTGTCAATAAGCTTTTCGAACCAGAAACCTATGTGTTACCACGCAGTAAGTACCTGTTCCGAAAGCTGTGGTCCCAGAAGACAAAGCAGCATGCAAAGTTCCATCACCTGTGCTCGACATGTGAATCAGTTTTGACTCCCGATAGTTCACTGTGTCACCTGTGTGGGGACAAAGCAAAGGTGGATGGAAACAATCCGTGTTTTGTAATATTCAACCTTGAGAAGCAGCTGAAGTACGTTGTgggaaaaacaaaagaagaccTTCACAGAAATCTCCGCACTGCTAGCTCGGCACAAAGTATCATAACCGATATGACATCTGCCGCAGGCTATAAAGCTCTGAGAGAAAAGGTGGGACTGCGTGAGAGTGACTTGACTTTAACTGTGAACACGGATGGCAGCCCGCTCTTCGAGTCTTCAAAGACCTCTGTGTGGCCCGTCCAGTTTGTCATCAATGAACTACCACCTCGTAAACGTTTCAGTAACTGCACCCTCGCTGGCCTCTGGTGTTCGAAGAGCCACCCGGATATGTCCGTCTTCCTTTCAGAGTTTGTAACAGAGGTGAACAGCATGGAACCTGTTCTCTGGGAGGAAGATGGATGCAAGCCCTCTTCGCGATCATTTGTGCTTTGCTGTGCCGTGGATGCTCCCGCACGCGCTGCTGTCCTCAATATGAAACAGCATAACGGGTACAGCTCGTGCACATGGTGTCTAATCACTTGCAGCTATGTGGACAGTAAGTACACGTTGTTTCTGGTCCTTATATCTTCGGTGCCTCAAAGTACATAAATGTGTGTCCCTCGACAGCGGTTTTCTATATGATCGCATGGCCTAGATTTACCAATTTTCCTTTTTAAACAAGTCCACACATGCGATGACAAGTACGGTTTGGTTGAAATGCTGCAGACATGCCTAATATTGGCATCTAAAATCTAAAATGGTCATTCACTAGTACCCAGTTATTTGCTGTGCAGTTCATTCTACTAGCACACAGCGTGTTTCACTGAGAATCTTCTGTCCAAATGATGCAGAAACGGCTGAAAGTGAAGTACTTTCAGTAGCCAATGTAGAGCATAATTATCCCAGACTATAGTCTAGTGAGTTACCCTGTGCATGTTTTGTGTTTCTTGCTACACACAATTCCAAAGTGTCCCTAAATCAAAAACATACTGGGATGACTCGGTTTCCCTCCTTTGGAATGTCATCTTGCACTCACATGCAGTGCGACTGTGTAGAACGCTGCAGCTATCTTAGTCTGTTTTGTGTTCACCGTTCAGCATTcggaaagccccccccccccccaataatacccttcttctttcttccagATTGTGTGCGCTACATAAGTAGCCAACCCGTGGAACAGCGAACATCAGAGTTGCTAGTGCGAGATGGCGAACTCTCACTAGAATTGGACACTGATATCAATGGTGTCAAAGGGCCAACACCAATGATGTACCTGCcaggtatttctttttttcatacCACACGTATCAGGACCATTTTACAGCACCACTGCTCCACCACCACTGCACCAAAAATCACTGCTAAGTAGTGAAACGTCTTACATTTTCAGGTTTTGACCTTGTTCGAGGCTGCAGTGTAGAATACATGCACTCTGTGTTGCTTGGGGTAGCACGTCAGTTGAACGATCACCTGTTTGGCTCGTCCCACTCAGTAGAACGCTACTACATAGGTATTTGTTGCTTACGCTTACATCTAAACACAGGCCGATGGCCTGGTGTCCCACTCAACTACCACACTGTTCAACATGTATCAGCCCGCTTGTACAACTATAGTATGTTTTTTGATTGAATGCTCATTTCATTTGATTAATGCGCATGTAGAAATGAGGCTAGGACTGTTCACATTAGTTATTCTTAGTACCCAAAAATGTCACATGGGAACTTCCGTGAAATCATTATCCATTTTGGGTCAGTCTAGCAATTGGGTTTGGTGGAGCACCCCATATGCACACAGAATGTTTCAGCTCTATTTTACAATATAACATGACTTGTTTCTTCTAGGCTCTCGCGCACACATGTCAAAGATAAATGGTCTCCTCTTATGGATAAAGCCTCCACATTGCATAACGAGGCTGCCACGAAGCTTGACTGACCGTGTGCACTGGAAGGCCTCGGAGCTGAGAAATTGGCTGCTTTACTATAGCCTCCCATGTACAGTGGACATACTGCCCAGAGAATACTGGAGACACCTCGCAAAGTTGTCAGAAGCTGTCCATATCCTTCTAAGGGAAGAGATAGCTGAGGAAGACATCTCGCATGCAGGTAAGAAGGGTGCACCAGTTAAATACACTGAGCATTAACACTGTGATACATGCAGGGTATGTATCATGTTACAATTATAGTAATCTACAACGCTGTGTAGATTTATTTCAGCAGTTGTGTAACATGCAGGTGACATTTCTGGTTTGCAGTATTAGATAAAAAGCATGAATAAACATCCAGAAAAGTGTTGATGCAGTTAGTGGGAACAGTTGTACACTGACAGTTACTACAATCAAACCTCCAGGTTGCTTTATtgtcatttattttttatatatcaTCATGATATGTGGATAGGAGAAAAGATCATCTCCAAAAGTAGGGAATTGCTTATAGATTTTTGCAGGACACAGACATTTGATGAAGCATAAATTGTTCAAGTACTCTGAACCTCTACTGGAGTAACATTTATGCCATAGTCAGGttcaaaacagaaaaagaaaacgtcatCCTCATTGCATCATACAATTTCTGACGTGTAAAGCAATGGGTTAGAGTCTGCAATAGATGTGAGTGATCTTTGCGGCAGAGAATTTCAAATCAAATGAGAGTCTGCAGTAATGTCGTGCAGTGTataattgtttttctttttgttctgcAGATGAACACCTCGACACATTTGTTCGCCGCTGTGTTCCTCTGTATGGGAAATCGTTTATGACATTTAATGTCCATGCCCTCCTTCACTTCGCTGAGTCAGTGAGGTTTCTGGGACCTCTCTGGGCCCACTCGGCATTCGTGTTCGAGGGAGGGAATGGTAAGCTGGTTAACCTGGTATCTGCGGCAAAAGGTGCTCCACAGCAGATTACAGAAAGAGTTATCATGCATCACCTAGAGCTGGAAACTGTATTAGCAGTGGGCAGCCTGCGTGCAGAGGAGATGGCTGCCTGTGAGCGACTTCTTGGCTGTACCCGTCTCCAGAATGCATTCTACGATGGGAATGTGTGCATGTTGGGCCACAGCCACACCGGGAGACTAAGCTCAACAGAATTGGACGCCATAGAACGCTTTCTGAACTGCAAGCCAGCCAGCATCATGGAGCATGATAGGTTCATCTTTGGCACTCAAGTCTTCCACAGTAGCAGCTACTCAAGGCCGTCTAAAAGTGACTCCACTGTATTTGTATCGAGTGGTGGCGCCTACTACAAGATAGAAAAAGTGGTGAAAGTGTGTACTGGAGCTTCTCCAAAGTGCCTACTGGTCTGCAGAAGCATCGTTGTGTGCGTATCTTCATGTGTGTATCCACCACATATCAAAAGTGCTTTCTCTCCCAGCGTGAAGAAGTACATATTCTACAACCTGAGAGCATAAGAGACACTTgtcttttcatttcatttaagGGCGGGCGGTCGTATGTCTGCGACCTCGCAAACAAAGTTGAACGCGACTGATTTTGTATTCTGTTTGCATTTTTTGCACCCGTCCCAGGGCACTGCTTTCATGTGCTCTACCGTCATATTAATGAATTTTCTGTTACTTTCTACTGTTAGTGGCTGATGACTAATTTCTACTTGTTTTTGTTGCTTGCCTGCATTCCTgacatttcattttttattACGGTCTCGCTTGTTGAGCATGTCTTTGTTGTGCTGTTTACCGCATATTGTGCTCGGCAGGGCTCGTACAGGTCGTTGACACTCCTTACATCTATCATATCTGTATTTTTGAAAATGGGACTGAACTGGCCAATTTTACAAAAACAAACAGAGGACAAAGGTGTCTGTATAGCCTTGACTTTATGCTCTGTATTTCCTCCTAATCTATTTTTGTCTCCACTCATTGTGGCAGCAGCCTTGATGTGGAAAGGGATTGTCAATTCCTAGTTGTCAACAGCCTAGTTGTCAATTTCTCTGTAACGTTTAGGATACCTTCAATCTGCCCCACAAAATGTGACTGTGAAGTGTGAGAATTGACACagaggcagacttgtacgtaacgtaattacaattttcagtaatcaattgccaagtaatcgattactttgatactgaagaatccacattgttcgtcAAGACCAAACCAACCTTTTTAGTCATTACTTCATTACTCTTTGATAAGTAATTTgattacttcattactttttgacaagtaatttgtaacggtgaaaaattactttttcgtaaaaggtaactgtaatcaattactcttttctggtaacgtgtacaagtctgctcaAAGGTCATTCAAGAacggcaaaagaagaaaaaaaacaccgcCAGGAATAGCATTGTATGAAGTTTATACCATCATGAATCAAACAATATCAAAATACTGATATAGAAAAAAGATGGTGTCGTTTCCTAGAGTAGTACGGTCAGTTCAAAAAGTCTCACCTGTTACGTATCCATTTTCTGGGAGCGTTTAAACAAATTAACAAGTCTCTGACGGGACACATGCTCGCTGCACGAAATACAATTAACCTTACTGTACTGTGTCTTGGGCATGAAACGTGCTCGGTACAAAGATTAAAATGAATTCTGtttcactgtgcggttttcaacattttcaccTGGCGCTCTTTTGAAATACGCGCGCGCTGCGGCTAGATACTATCTCTCTCCAACTTTTAATCACAAGGAACCGCACTGTTGTCTTGGGTATGGGATGTGCTCCGAGCAGGGCTTACAATGAATCTTaactgtttcactgtgcggttttcaacattttcaccTCGCGCTCTTTTGAAATACGCGCGCGCTGCTGCTAGATACTATCTCTCTCCAACTTCTAATCACAAGGAACCGCACTGCTGTCTTGGGTATGGGATGTGCTCCGTGCAGGGATTACAATGAATTCTGACTCTATCATTTTGCATTTTTCTGCATTTGGACCTGGCACCATTTC includes these proteins:
- the LOC135370543 gene encoding uncharacterized protein LOC135370543 → MTSAAGYKALREKVGLRESDLTLTVNTDGSPLFESSKTSVWPVQFVINELPPRKRFSNCTLAGLWCSKSHPDMSVFLSEFVTEVNSMEPVLWEEDGCKPSSRSFVLCCAVDAPARAAVLNMKQHNGYSSCTWCLITCSYVDNCVRYISSQPVEQRTSELLVRDGELSLELDTDINGVKGPTPMMYLPGFDLVRGCSVEYMHSVLLGVARQLNDHLFGSSHSVERYYIGSRAHMSKINGLLLWIKPPHCITRLPRSLTDRVHWKASELRNWLLYYSLPCTVDILPREYWRHLAKLSEAVHILLREEIAEEDISHADEHLDTFVRRCVPLYGKSFMTFNVHALLHFAESVRFLGPLWAHSAFVFEGGNGKLVNLVSAAKGAPQQITERVIMHHLELETVLAVGSLRAEEMAACERLLGCTRLQNAFYDGNVCMLGHSHTGRLSSTELDAIERFLNCKPASIMEHDRFIFGTQVFHSSSYSRPSKSDSTVFVSSGGAYYKIEKVVKVCTGASPKCLLVCRSIVVCVSSCVYPPHIKSAFSPSVKKYIFYNLRA